Below is a window of Parafrankia irregularis DNA.
GCCGCCGGCTCCGAAGATGACATGGGCCGGAGCCTATGTCGCCCACCTGCGACGAGTTCCGCCCGCGCGACGCGCCCAGCCGCCTGCCCACCGACCACCGGCGGCCGACCACCGGCGGCCGACTGCCACGCACCTCGATCCGATCGCCGCGCACCGCAACACCCGCCGATCGCGCGCGCCGCTCACTCGCCGGGATACCGCTCCCCCACGGCCGCGATCAGCCGGGCCGTCCTCGCCTCGACATGGGCCGTGAACCGGGCCGCCCAGTCACCGGTTGTCGACGCGGCGGCGACCAGCGCGGAAAGCGCCACGTCGAGGAGCTCGTCGATCAGCTCCTGCTCCGAACCGCGGCTCTTGCGCGGGTTCTGTCCACGCAGGCCGATCAGCGCCGCGCTCGCCTCGCCGCACTCCTCGGCCACCTTGACCACCCGCAGCGCGAGGCCCTCGTCGGGACCGATCGCCATTCTTCGATCGTTCAGGTCGAGCGCCCGCACGGCGGCGTCGATCGCGGCCGTGGGCAGCATCGGCTCCGATGGCACGGCTGCCTCCGGCAGCACCGTGGGCGGCGTCGGCTCCGGCGACACGGCGGTCTCCGGCGGCGCAGCGGCCTCCGAAAGCGCAGCGGTCTCGGACGGTGCGGGACTGTTCGGAAGCACATCCACCAGCGTGAAGGTACCGGCCGGGAACACAGCGGCCGTGTCCTGACGAGCGGGACGGATCCACATCTGCCCGCGCCCGGATAGTGTGGAGGACAGGAGCAGGAGACCGTCTCGCGGGAGCGGGGGCGGTCGAGGGCCACATCGAGCCTGGCCGCCCGAGGGCGTGCCCGGTGAGCGTGGCCGATCAGGCGGCCCGCCCCGACCGATGCGGCAACGGCCCGCATACCTACCTGATGCTCCGCGCGCCGGGCACTCGCCATGGCCGCGGGCGAGAACGGACACGCCTTGACTCGGATCCCGGAGGCTTCGCGCGCCGACGCGACCCGCGCGCGCCTTCTCGCGGCCGCCCTCGACGCGTTCGCGACAAAAGGTTTTCACGGCACCACCACCCGCGACATCGCGGCGGCGGCGGGAATGAGTTCGGCAGCCCTGTACGTCCATCACAAATCGAAGGAAGAACTGCTTTACCTCATCTCGTTGACCGGGCACCAACGGACGCTCGCGAGGCTGCGCGCGGCGCTCGCCCACTCGGATGACCCGGTCGAGCAACTGCGCAGAGTGGCCCAGACCTTCGCCGAGTCGCATGCTCGCGATCACACCACCGCCCGGGTGGTCAACTACGAGCTCGCCGCACTGAGCTCGGAGCATCGGGAGGAGATTCACGCCATTCGGCGGGAGATCGCCGCGGAGATCGGCGGAATCGTGCAGCGGGGTGTCGCCGCGAAGGTGTTCGTCGCACCCGATCCGGCGATGACGGCGACCGCGCTGGTCTCCCTCGCCATCGACATCGGCCGCTGGTACCGGGACGACGGCTCGTGGACCCCGGCGGAGATCGGCCGCCGGTACGCCGAGCTGTCGCTGCGGATGGTCGGCGCAGCTCTTCCTTAGGCGAGATCCGCAGGAGGCGCGTTGACGGCGGCCGCGGACCGGTGAAAACGCGCACCAAAAGCGGCGAAGCGGCCACGGAGCGGCCGGCAGGCACGGAGAAACGAGAATTTCTGTCGCCGGGAGCCTGTAGCACGGTTCCGAGCTTCGGACTGCCGCTGCCGCCGGGCAGGATCTGAGGATTCTGGTCGCAGGAACGACGAAAACCATCAGATCCTCGAGCCATGCCTCGAGCTGCGGTTCCGGCCCGCCGCCGCTGCCCGGCAAATCCTGAGGATCGTGGTCGCCGGCACGACCAGAATCCTCAGATTTTCGAGCCGCGGCGTCGAGTTGCGGCCCTCGCCGCCCTTGCCGGGCAGCCCGGGTTCGCCTGCCCCCGGCGGCCTCAAACCGCGTTCACCTTGATCGTCGATCCTGATCTGCGTGACCTCGCGGCCGGCTCCGGAACGGCGCCCACCCACTCTTCGGACTCGCCCCGCCCAGGTTCCGGGCGCTGCAGGCGCTGCAGGCGCTACGGGTACCCGGAGCGTCGGTGCAGGTCACAGGTTCGCCTTCACAGTCCGGGAACCTGGTACTGACTAATCGCTTGCTTAGTTGCCGTCCCGTCGCTTACCGTGCCTAGCTGTGGCGCACGCCACATCGCCCGCCGGTCGCGCGCCGCCTGTCGCGCCGAGCGAGCGTCTCGCCTCGGCCCCGACCGACGACCGCGGAGGACAGTCATTTGAGTCTGACGATCGATCCGCCGGCCGACACCCGCAGCCCGGATCGAAATGGCATCCGCAGGCTCTGGTTACGCCAGCTCGCCCACTACCCCGCCAATGGACCCCGCGGCCTCTATCTCGCGATCACCGTCCTCGTGGCCGTTTTTCTCTACTACGCGTTGTACACCCAGGGCGCGGTCGCGACGCAGATCATCGAGCATTACCACTTCTCGTTCACGGCCTTCGTCTTCGTCAGCGTCATCGGCAATGCGATCGGCGCCTTCGCATCGCTTTTCGCCGGTCTCACCGACCGCTGGGGCCGGGCCAACCTCGTCGTGGTCGGCGTGCTCGCGGTGGCCCTGATCGCCCTGCTGGGGCTGCCGAACGCACCCGGCAAGGCCGGCTTCACCGTCATGTACTCAGTGCTGTGCTTCGTCGAGGGAATCGTGCTGGTGGCCACTCCGGCACTGGTCCGGGACTTCTCACCGCAGGTCGGGCGGGGCCTCGCCATGGGCTTCTGGACCCTGGGCCCGGTGCTGGGCAGCCTCACGGTCACCAGCGTGTCGAGCAACACCCTGGACGAGCATCCCGACTGGCGCTTCCAGTTCTACGTCTGCGGCGTGGTCGGTCTGGTGATGTTCGTGGTCGCCCTGGTCGGGCTTCGGGAGCTGGCACCGGCGCTGCGTGACCAGCTCATGGTCAGCATGCGCGACCGCGCGCTGATCGAGGCCCGGGCCGCGGGCATCGACCCCGAACAGGCGTCCGCCGGGTCCTGGCGACGGGTGCTGAAGCCCAACGTGATCGGACCCGCCTTCGCGATCAGCACGTTCCTGCTGCTCTATTACATTCTGGTCGGCTTCGCCGTCGTCTACTTCGCCACCGTCCACGGGTACTCCGAGGCGCGGGCGAACGCGGTGGCCAACTGGTACTGGATCTCCAACGCGATCGCCCTGGTCGTCGCCGGAGCGTTGTCGGACCACTTCCGGGTCCGCAAGCCCTTCATGGTCGTCGGCATGGCGATCAGCGTCGTCGGAAACATTCTGTTCGCGTTGTCGACGACCGACCCCGACACCGGCTACTACGCGATCGCCTTCTATTTCGTGCTCAGCGCCGCCGGCAGCGGAATCGCGTACGTGGCCTGGATGGCGGCCTTCACCGAGACCGTCGAGAAGCACAGCCCCGCGGCGACCGCCACCGGTCTCGCCATCTGGGGCTGGATCCTGCGCGTCGTCGTCAGCGTCGCCCTGATCCTCTTCACGTTCGCGCTGCCCGCCACCTCCGTCCTCGTCGACAAGGGGACCCGCGTCGAGCACATCGTCACGTCGCATCCCAGGGAGGTCGCGGTTCTCTCCGCGATCGACCCGGCGACCTCGGCCGCACTGGCCAGGAACCCCGAGGACACGGCGGCGCTGTCCAGGGCGCTCGGCCAGGTCGCGGCCGAGCAGGGTGCCACCGCCACCGAGGCAGCGGCGGTGTCGACAGCCGTGCGGGAGCGGTCCCGGGAGCTCGCCACCGCGCAGGCGATCGACCCGGACACGCTGAAGGCGTTGCAGCAGGACCCGCCCGACGGCACCGCGATCGGCGCGGCCCTCGCCGACATCGTCAAGGAGCTCGGCGTCCCGCAGCCGACGGCGGTCGAGCTGCTCACCAGGCTGGGCGACCCCGACGTCAAGGCCGATCTCGCCCTCGTGCAGAAGTACGGCGCCGTCCTGACCTCCGCCGAGGCCGCGATCCCACCGGACGACCTCGCCTACCTCAGCGCCCACGGCACGGAGGTCGCCGACGCGCAGAAGGACAACCCGGGCCAGTGGCAGAACTGGTGGTGGGTGTGCGTCGCGGGCCAGATCGTGTTCGTCCCGTTCATCTTCCTGCTGACCGGACGGTGGAGCCCTCGGCTGGCCCGCGAGGACGAGCGGGTGCACGAGGCGATGGTCGAGCGTGAGATGGCCGCCCTGCAGCAGGCCAGGTCGGCCGCCGCGGCCACGGCAACCTCCGGCGGATCGCCGGAACCCACTGCGGGCAGCCAGCCCGCTCCGTAGCGGCGGGCGGTCCGACGATCACCACGTGACGGTGCCGCCCCCCGCCGTCACGGGTGACCCTCGGCGTCCTCCCGCCTCCCGCCTCTCGGGTCCCGAGTCCAGGACCCGAGAGGCGGAACCAGCTCAGGACAGCAGATCCGGCAGGTCAGCAGATCAAGCAGGTCAGCGGATCAGCAGGTCAGCAGGTCAGCAGGTCAGCAGGTCAGGGTTCCGCTGCGCAGCGCGTGGCTGGCGTCGTTGCTGTCATCGGCCCAGATGACCGGCCTGCGGCCGGCCGCGCAGGCCTGCGGCGAGATGGCGAAGCCCTCGTTGTTGTAGTTGCCCATCCCCGTGGGCCGCTGGTAAGTGGCGGTCACGGCGAACTGGCCCTGGCCGTTGATGTCCGACGTGGTGGCCCTACCCGCGCAGGTGTTGTCACAGACGGCCCACAGATGGCCGGTCACCGCGTCGAACTCCAGATCCATCAGCGTTGCCAGGCCGCTGCCGAAGGTGGCGACCCTGGTGTAGCCGCCGCCGGCCTGGTCGAGCGCGTAGGCGTAAATCGTCCCGTTGGACTCGAGGCCGACGAAGTACAGGCCGGTGCCGTGGCCGGCGTAGTTGGCCGGGTTGTAGGTGCTGTTGGTGTGCTCGTCACGGAAGCCGTGCGCGGTCAGATAGGTGTCCGGCACCCAGGCGATGGACTCCAGCCCGCTGTTGGGGTCCGACGACGGCAGGTCCGCGGTGAGGTTCCACTCCGCGGTGGCGTTCAACGACGTCGCGGTGGATGAACCGTCGTACCGCAGGACCTTCAGCAGACTGACGTTGTCGTCGCTGTTGTTCCGTTCGGTTGCCACCAGGACGCCATCCGGGCTCACGACGACGCCTTCGGCGTCCGGGTCGCCGGAGCCGTTCGCGTAGTGCAGCACCTTGCCGCTGGACCAGCCACCGGTCGTGTCACGGATCCAGGTCGAACCGCTGGGAACGAGGCGGTACAACGTGCCGGTGCCGTTCTTCACCGCCCACAGAACGCTCGAGCTCTGGAACGACACACCGCTGAGGTTCGATCCGAAGACGTTCGTGGCGTCGGCCACCGCCACCGCCGAGTCACCGGGCCAGGCCGAGCCGGAGCAGGAGTTGGTGGCGCCCCGGGTCGAGGCGAGTGTGGTGGCGAACGAACCCGTCCCGTCCGGACAGCGCCCGTAGGTCGTCGACGCGTGCGACGTCCAGGTGTAGGAGTCGATCAACGTGGTGCCGCCGGACTGGTACAGCCGCACCGAGTCGGAGCTGCCCAGCCCGTAGGCCGACTCGACATCGACGACCACCCGCCCGCCGGCGGCCAGCGACGTACCCGACGCGATCGTGAACACATGCGAGTCGTCGTTGTCCTTCACCACCCATCCGGACAGATCCACCGCCGTGGCGCCGGTGTTCACCAGCTCCACCCAGTCGCCGGGCGAACCACCGCTCGACTCGACCTCGTTGATCCGCACACTCGTCGGGCCGTCGGCCGACGCCGGCAGGCCGGACAGTCCCAGCGCCGCCAGGGCAAGGGCACCGGCGACAGCCAGTCGCACTCTTCCTCGGGAAGATCCGAACAACGCAGCCACTCCTTCTCGCAGGGACAAAGGCAGAAGGGAGCAGAATCGCGCTCCTGACGGAGACTCCCGCGACGGGGCAACCGTCCTCTGAACGCAATACGAACAACGCCCGCCGGGCGCATGGCAACCTCGCGCGCGAGCAAAAAGTGGCCTCCGGCACAGTCGACGGCCAAGCCGGATACCTACCCGGCGCAGCCACCTGTCAGCCAGCCGTCATCAAAGACCGGCATATACCCGGGCACTTCCGAGTGTCGGGTGGGCTAGCATGCAGACAGAAATACGCGCGGTGCCGCCTGCCCGGGTCCCGGCAGTGTGGGATGTGGTACCCGGCTTGACGGGGGCGATATGAAGGACTGTTTTCTCCTGAGCTCAGCCTTCGACGCCGACACCCCCTGGATCAGGCACTTTCACTCCGATCTCGAGCGTGCACTGCGCGTCCGTGAGGGCGCTTCGATGACCGGTGTACTGAATGCGCGTCCACGCCCCGGCGCCCCTGACGTGCCGGTTCGCGGAATCGACGCCGCGGCCCGCCTGCCTGTCATGGTCGCCCTGTGCCGCGACGATTTCTTCGAGGACGACTGGTGCGGCCGGGAGTGGGCGGTATTCACCGAACGGCTGCGGCTACGTCCCACCAACCCCGCGCAGGCCACCCGCGGTGCGGACACCCCTCATCTGCTGCCTCTCGTGTGGAGACGCGGTCAGTCCGCGCACTGGTCGGCGGTCCATGGCCTGCCTGGCAACCCGGCCGAACGGGTGGCGGCGAGGCTCGGCCGTTCCTATGCCGCGCACGACCTGCACACGCTGATCCGGACCCAGCAATGGGGCAAGGGCGGCTACTTCGAGGTTGTGGAGCTGATCGCCGACCTGGTCGCGGCGGCCCGCCGAACACCGCCGCCCGTCCTGTCCACCGCGGCCGCGGAAGCGTTGCCGCCCGCCTTCGGGGTGCCGGCGGAAGGGCCCCGGCCCGCCGCATCTCTGCGCACGACATCTCCCTGGTTCCCGCCCCCGAATCCGTCCGCCGTGAGCTCTCCCAGCGCGAGCTCACCCGCCAGCGACCCGGCCGACCAGGGCCCGTCCGGCACGGGGGCCGGTCACCGTGCCGGCCCCGTGCATGTCGCGGTCAGCTATGTCGGGCCGAACCAGCCCTGGGCGGACTGGATCAGGGACCTTCTCCGCGCACGCGGGCATCAGGTTGACCTGATCCGCTGGAATCCGCTGCGTGGCGACCGGCTGTCCGAGACCTTGCGCGCGGTCGAGCAGTCCGGCGCGGACCGGCTGATCTGCCTGCTGTCCCGGGAGTACTGCGTCGCCCGCGCGGACCTGAGCGCCGCGGTGACCGAGCTGGAGCAGTGGGAGTTACTCGCCGGCGAGGGAGCACTGCGCGGCAGGATCCTGCGCGTCGTGCTCGATCCCGAGCCGCTGCCCGAACCTCTGCGCTCGATGTCCACCATCGACCTGCGGGGCGCCTCGGCAGCCGCACTGGAGCGACTGCTGGCCCAGGTCCAGGGCCAAGGCCAGGTCCAGGGCCAGGTCCAGCGCCAGGTCCAGGGCCGGGCTGGCCACCCCGCGCCGCAGGCCACGCCCCTGCCGGCCCGGGGCCCGCACTCGCCGCCGCGGTCCAACGCACCGGTGGAGAACGATTTCTTCACCGGGCGGGACGACGACCTGGACCGGATCGCGGCCCTGCTCGACCGGGACGGACACGCCGCGGTGGTGGCGAAGGACGCACTGCCGGACCTGGGTGAGTCCGAGGTGGCGATCGAGTACTCGAACCGGTTCCGGATGCGGTACGACGTGATCTGGTGGATTTCCTGCCAGGGCGACCTGAGTATCGCCGAGCAGCTCGATCGGCTACCCGCGGAGGAGTCGCCGGAATCCCAGGAATCTCAGGAATCCCTCGAACCCGCCGGAGGCCCACCGGAAGAAGGGGGGGCCACCCGGCCGGCCGGCGACACACCCAGGCGGCTGCTGGTGTTCATCGCGGCCGATGATCCCGACTCCATCAAGGAGTATTTCCCCCAGGACGGCTCGCACGTCCTGGTTGTGGCCAGGAATGCCGGCTCCTGGGCTCAGAACACCGTTGCGATCGGGCCGCTGAGCAGAGCCGAGTCGGTGTTTCTGCTCACGGAGACGGCGCCGGTGAACCGGGGAGAGGCCGACCACCTCGCACGCCTGCTGCGGGATCGCCCGGGTCTCATCGCCGAGGTGGCCGGCCACCTTGTCCGCCGTGAGATATCGCTGCAGCGGTGCATCGCGCTTCTGACCGACTCCCAGCGGTACAACGACCTGCCGCGCGACCTCCACCTCCGGCTGATGAGCATGATGGTCGACGATCCAGGAGCAGATCCCCGAGCAGCCCAGCCGAGCCTTTCCGCGCCCCCCGTGGAATCTCCGCAGACACCGCAGACACCACAGCCTCCGGCCGGCGGCAGGAGACGGCCGCCGACGGAGCCGCACCCGGCGTCTGCGCCGCCGATCGACCTGACCGAAGGCACCCAGCCCACGGCGGACGAGGCCGGCCAGTCCTCCGTGCCCCAACGGGACGTCTTCAGCATTCACGCCGCGCTCATGGGTGTCTGGATCATCAACGATCCGGATGCGTTCGACGCCTGGATGGCGCTGCTGTCCGAGCGCATCGAGCGTCGAATCCTGCTTCCTCGTCACGAGCCGCTTGCCGTACGGGTGATGGCACTCATCCGGCACGCCCTGGCGCAGACCGAGCCGGAGCTGCTCGACGCCATGGCGCGGGCGCTGGAGGAACGGGCCGCCGGCGACCCGTCGGTCCGGCAGTTCCGTCGACACGTCGACAACGTCCGGCACCGCTGGGGGCAGCACAGCGGAAGCGGATCGCTCGACAGCACCTTCCTCGTCGATCCGGGCAGTACGGCGGCCAGCCACCTGGCAGACGGAGTCGTTCCGTATTTCTTCCTGAGCTATGCCCGTCGGCGTGACAGCGATCTGGTGGAGCGGTTCCACCGCCGTCTCGAGACGGAGATCGGCCGGCGCGCCAGGCGGCAGGTGAACACCAGAGGGTTCCTCGACCGGGTCAGCATGGAGGGCGGCGCGCACTGGCGCGCGGAGCTCCAGGAAGCCGTCCGCCGCAGCCCGATGATGATCGCACTCTGCTCGGACGACTATTTCAGCAGCTCCTGGTGCGGCCGTGAATGGGCGGTCTTCCAGGAACGGATCCGGCGGGCGACCGCGCCGGGCGGCATGCCGCCGGCGGCGATTATTCCGGTTCGGTGGCTCCCGCTTACCTGTGAACCGCCCGAACCGGCGCAGGCGGTACAGATGCTGGACGTCAGCGGCGCCACCCGGTCCGACCTGCCGGTGATGGATCTCATCCAGGAGGACGAGAGCGTCGTGCTCCGCCTTATGCGGCTGCTCACCGAGCGAATGATGAAGATCGCGGCAGCCGCGCTGCCGCCGCTCGAACGAGATCTGACAGAACTGGTCGAGCCCCTGTTCGGGTCGACCCGAGGATGAACGGCCCACCCCGCGCCATCGGTGGCCATCCAGGCGAATGGTCGGCAGAGTTTTCGGGCGAAGCAGCACACCTGGCAGCAACCGTGCTTCCGCTGCCGCCGCTCGGCCGCGCGCACGGCCCTGGGAGGTGTAGAAATGCTGAACCATGGTCTGGCGACGGGGGCAGGAATGCCGTTGAATGACGGAGAGTCACAGCATAAGGATTTCGCCAGCGTGCCGTGCGGCCTGCCCCGGCGGTGGAAAACAGCACAGACGACCGGCGGCCGTATCCCTGGGAGACCGACGTGACCAGGAACTTCGTGCTGCATCACGCCGGCACACCCGGCGAGGACCGCTATGCCGAGCAGTTCCTTGACGACATCCAGGACGAAGTCGACCGGGCAGTCGGCACCGGCACCGGTGACACTGAGTCGATACGTGGCCGGTTCACCCGGGTCACGGGCACCCGCTTCGGCATTCCAGCAGACGGCTCCCAGGTAATCGACCCCGTAATCCTGAGCTGTGCCGCTCTGGTCTCACTCAACACGGACGGCTATCTCCGGGATCAGCAGAGGATGTGGGAGCGGCGGCTCTTCCGGGAACGCCTTCGCTGGCAC
It encodes the following:
- a CDS encoding MazG-like family protein, whose product is MFPAGTFTLVDVLPNSPAPSETAALSEAAAPPETAVSPEPTPPTVLPEAAVPSEPMLPTAAIDAAVRALDLNDRRMAIGPDEGLALRVVKVAEECGEASAALIGLRGQNPRKSRGSEQELIDELLDVALSALVAAASTTGDWAARFTAHVEARTARLIAAVGERYPGE
- a CDS encoding TetR family transcriptional regulator; this translates as MAAGENGHALTRIPEASRADATRARLLAAALDAFATKGFHGTTTRDIAAAAGMSSAALYVHHKSKEELLYLISLTGHQRTLARLRAALAHSDDPVEQLRRVAQTFAESHARDHTTARVVNYELAALSSEHREEIHAIRREIAAEIGGIVQRGVAAKVFVAPDPAMTATALVSLAIDIGRWYRDDGSWTPAEIGRRYAELSLRMVGAALP
- a CDS encoding MFS transporter translates to MSLTIDPPADTRSPDRNGIRRLWLRQLAHYPANGPRGLYLAITVLVAVFLYYALYTQGAVATQIIEHYHFSFTAFVFVSVIGNAIGAFASLFAGLTDRWGRANLVVVGVLAVALIALLGLPNAPGKAGFTVMYSVLCFVEGIVLVATPALVRDFSPQVGRGLAMGFWTLGPVLGSLTVTSVSSNTLDEHPDWRFQFYVCGVVGLVMFVVALVGLRELAPALRDQLMVSMRDRALIEARAAGIDPEQASAGSWRRVLKPNVIGPAFAISTFLLLYYILVGFAVVYFATVHGYSEARANAVANWYWISNAIALVVAGALSDHFRVRKPFMVVGMAISVVGNILFALSTTDPDTGYYAIAFYFVLSAAGSGIAYVAWMAAFTETVEKHSPAATATGLAIWGWILRVVVSVALILFTFALPATSVLVDKGTRVEHIVTSHPREVAVLSAIDPATSAALARNPEDTAALSRALGQVAAEQGATATEAAAVSTAVRERSRELATAQAIDPDTLKALQQDPPDGTAIGAALADIVKELGVPQPTAVELLTRLGDPDVKADLALVQKYGAVLTSAEAAIPPDDLAYLSAHGTEVADAQKDNPGQWQNWWWVCVAGQIVFVPFIFLLTGRWSPRLAREDERVHEAMVEREMAALQQARSAAAATATSGGSPEPTAGSQPAP
- a CDS encoding lamin tail domain-containing protein translates to MFGSSRGRVRLAVAGALALAALGLSGLPASADGPTSVRINEVESSGGSPGDWVELVNTGATAVDLSGWVVKDNDDSHVFTIASGTSLAAGGRVVVDVESAYGLGSSDSVRLYQSGGTTLIDSYTWTSHASTTYGRCPDGTGSFATTLASTRGATNSCSGSAWPGDSAVAVADATNVFGSNLSGVSFQSSSVLWAVKNGTGTLYRLVPSGSTWIRDTTGGWSSGKVLHYANGSGDPDAEGVVVSPDGVLVATERNNSDDNVSLLKVLRYDGSSTATSLNATAEWNLTADLPSSDPNSGLESIAWVPDTYLTAHGFRDEHTNSTYNPANYAGHGTGLYFVGLESNGTIYAYALDQAGGGYTRVATFGSGLATLMDLEFDAVTGHLWAVCDNTCAGRATTSDINGQGQFAVTATYQRPTGMGNYNNEGFAISPQACAAGRRPVIWADDSNDASHALRSGTLTC
- a CDS encoding TIR domain-containing protein, which translates into the protein MTGVLNARPRPGAPDVPVRGIDAAARLPVMVALCRDDFFEDDWCGREWAVFTERLRLRPTNPAQATRGADTPHLLPLVWRRGQSAHWSAVHGLPGNPAERVAARLGRSYAAHDLHTLIRTQQWGKGGYFEVVELIADLVAAARRTPPPVLSTAAAEALPPAFGVPAEGPRPAASLRTTSPWFPPPNPSAVSSPSASSPASDPADQGPSGTGAGHRAGPVHVAVSYVGPNQPWADWIRDLLRARGHQVDLIRWNPLRGDRLSETLRAVEQSGADRLICLLSREYCVARADLSAAVTELEQWELLAGEGALRGRILRVVLDPEPLPEPLRSMSTIDLRGASAAALERLLAQVQGQGQVQGQVQRQVQGRAGHPAPQATPLPARGPHSPPRSNAPVENDFFTGRDDDLDRIAALLDRDGHAAVVAKDALPDLGESEVAIEYSNRFRMRYDVIWWISCQGDLSIAEQLDRLPAEESPESQESQESLEPAGGPPEEGGATRPAGDTPRRLLVFIAADDPDSIKEYFPQDGSHVLVVARNAGSWAQNTVAIGPLSRAESVFLLTETAPVNRGEADHLARLLRDRPGLIAEVAGHLVRREISLQRCIALLTDSQRYNDLPRDLHLRLMSMMVDDPGADPRAAQPSLSAPPVESPQTPQTPQPPAGGRRRPPTEPHPASAPPIDLTEGTQPTADEAGQSSVPQRDVFSIHAALMGVWIINDPDAFDAWMALLSERIERRILLPRHEPLAVRVMALIRHALAQTEPELLDAMARALEERAAGDPSVRQFRRHVDNVRHRWGQHSGSGSLDSTFLVDPGSTAASHLADGVVPYFFLSYARRRDSDLVERFHRRLETEIGRRARRQVNTRGFLDRVSMEGGAHWRAELQEAVRRSPMMIALCSDDYFSSSWCGREWAVFQERIRRATAPGGMPPAAIIPVRWLPLTCEPPEPAQAVQMLDVSGATRSDLPVMDLIQEDESVVLRLMRLLTERMMKIAAAALPPLERDLTELVEPLFGSTRG